CGCCAGTTCTGGACGTCCTCGCGCAGCAGCAGGCCGACAGGCGGCAGCAGCGGGTGCCGGAGCAGGCCGCCCAGATCAAGCACGCGCGGGCCGAGCGGAAGCTGGGCGAGCACCACGGCGTCGCCCAGGCCGCGATGCAGGAGGTCTCAAGGACTGGCGTGGCCACGCGGCTCTGGCGCAGGCCGAGGAGCAGCGGCGCCGGATCCTCGCCGAGACGCACCCCGACTTCCACAAGGTCGAAGCCGCGGCACGGGCCTTCCGCGCGCGCCTGGCCGAAGCCCAGCAACAGCAGCAGAAGCGGCAGGCATCGGCACCGGCCGCAGCCCCGGCAGCGGCGGCGCAGACAGGGCCCAGGGCACACCGCTGATCGGCGCGGGGGCAGTAGGCACAGGGGGTCCTGCGTGCCCGTCGTAGGAGGGTGTCGTACAGAAGTAGTCGGCGTGCCGGGACCGGCAGGACGGCCCCTTGACCACCAGGTCACAGCAGCGCCGCAGTTCCAGCCGGGCCGGTCTGGAGGCAAGTTGTAGGGCTACTTGTGGAGCAAGTTGGAGAGCAAGTTGAAAGGCAGGTTGTAGGGCAAGCCGGACCGCAGCCGTCGGGTGGACAGAGAGGTGTTGTCTTCCAATTCGGGCTTGCCCACGGGGTCTGACCTGCCAGAACGCGCCCGCTCCGGTTTCGGGGGTTCACACCTCCGGCAGTACCTCCGGTGCAACGCCTAGTCCGCCTCTGCAACCACCCCTGCAGACAACCTCCGGTGCAACTCCCAGCGCGCCGAGGGAACCTGGGCAAGCCTGCGAATGTGCCGAGACACGTTAGTGGTCGTTAAGTCCGTTTCTGGTAGCGGCCTCGTCCGGGTTGGGTGTGGAAGCCTTGGCGGGTGAGTCGTCCGAGGCGGCTGCGGGTGATGTTGACGGATGCTTCGTCGGTGGGCATGCCGAGGAGTTCGTGCAGCTCGCGGGCCCGGAACGCCTGCTCGGGGTGTTGGTTGAAGGCGTCGACGATGGTCTGGTAGGCGGTGCTCGACTCGGGCGGATCGGGTTCGGTGCCGGTAGGCGCGAGTTCGCTGATGATCTTGCGGGTGGTGGCGAGGTCCGCGAGCCGGGCTTCGGTCTCGGTGAGGGCGGCGGTGAAGTGCGCGATCTGATGGTGGAGTTCGTCCGCCCGGGCCGTGGCTTCGTTTTCCCGGAGGCGAAGGTCCACCAGGAGTTCGGTGATGTTCACGCGGCCAGCCCGATGGTGTCGCGCCAGGCCGGCGTGGGTGTGGTGAGGCGGCGGGCCATGTTCGCGGTGGAGGCCCAGTAGACGCGTGAGGCGGAGGTGTCGGGCCGGTGGTCGTACTCACGGGTCAGACGCCGGTGGAGCATCAGCGTGCCGTTCGTCTGCTCGACCACCCACCGCTTGGGCTGCGGGACGAACCCTTTGCCGTGGTCGGCAGGGTTGCGGCGGACGACCTCGACGCCGATGTCCAGCAGTGCGCCGTGAACGATGACCGCTTCCTTGAAGCCTTGGTCGACCAGGGCTTTCTCCAGGCGCATTCCGCACCGCTCGGCGGCCTGGTCGAGCAGGGCGGTGCCGGCGGCGTTGTCGTGGGAGGAGGCGGCCATGACGACGACGCCGATGATCAGCCCGAGCACGTCGACGGCCAGTCCCCGCTTGCGCCCCGACACCTTCTTGTTTACGTCGAGCCCCGTCGTGGTCCTGGGGACACCCGCCGCGGCGCGGACGGACTGGGTATCGATGATCACGAGGGACGGGTCCTCTAATCGGCGGGCTTTCTCCCGGACCTGGCAGCGAAGGAGTTCCTGAATCCGCTGGTCGAGCCCGTCCTCGCGCCACAACCTGAAGTAGTAGAACACCGCCGACCAGGCCGGCAGGTCATGCGGCAGCATGCGCCACTGACAACCCGTCCGGTTCTGATAGAAGATCGTGTTCACGACCTCCCTCAGGTCGCAGGACCCGGGATCGCCGGTCGCCGACCGCGCCACCCGGCCCTGTTTCCAGGCCGTGATCATCGGCTCGATCAACGCCCACTGCTCGTCCGATAAGTCGCTGAGGTACGGCTCTCTCTTCACGCCCCGCATCTCAACATGGACATGCCCAGCGAGCAGCCCGGACGACGATCAGTACCACGATCGAGCGATCACGAACGAAGAGAAGTCGGACTTAACGACCACTTAGATGTCACCTGGACACGTTTGTTGTCACCGTGCGACTGATTCCCAATCACGGTTGTCAAGAAGTCTGTCCCGTCGCAGCATAAGTGGCGGATTCTCAGCGCTTCGCAGCCTGACCTTGCGGATTCTCACTTGTTCCAGAGCGGGACCAAACGGCAAGGTCTCCGCCGGGCAACGAGATGAAACGCCATCCTCGTGGTTCTGTGACCTGCCAGGCTTCGAACGATGCGTCGGCCGAACACGTCAAATGCATGCCTCCGTCGAACACCATCCGCAGGACGCCGGACTTGAACACAACCGCGGACAGGACCTTCGCCCCGAACAGAGGAAGAGCCGCAGCCACGTCCTGGGACTCAGGCGTCAGAGGCAGCCCAGGACTGCTGTGGAGTGGCCCTGCCGAGAGCCGAGCTGGTGCTTCCAGCACGACTTCCCACCCTGCGTCCAGGACGAGGGTCAGCCGAAAGTCGATGCTGATCCTGACGACACTCAGGCCTCGGAGGTTAAGGATCCAGCGGTCCTCGTGCTCAACCGGTTCCAATTCAGTGCTCATCACCACACCATGGTCCACTCCGTCATAGGCACCAAAGGATTTTGCTCCTCCTCGGCATCACCCTCTGCCTAGCCGTCGATGGTCACTGCCTCTGGATGTTCCGCAGAAGCCAGCTTCGCTGAGAACGCGAGGAGAGGCGTTCGCGACCACCCTGGCAAACCGGCAGCTCAGAGCAAGGTCAACGGACAACTGCAGTGCGACGGGACAAAGTCCTTGATCCGGCCTGGTCGGCAAGGACCAGTAGATCCCGGGCCCGCGGTAGTGGACTTTCGGCAGTGCCGCGGGGCGGCGGAGTTCCGTAGGGTCGCGTTCGTGAGAAGAGTGATCATCAAGGCCCGGGTGCCGGCACCGGTACTGTCCGCCTGCCTCTTCATTGGGGCGGTGGCGGCCGTTGGCACCGGTGTCGCCACCCTGTGGTGGGGCATACCGGCGGCGGCCTGCGCCTTCCTCGCGGGCTGGCAGCCGGGGCGGAACCGGAGCACGGGGGCGGCCTTGGTCGGAGTGCTCGCGGCCGCCGTGGTGGCTGTGCTCCTGGTGCCGGCATGGTTGGGCTGGGCGAGCCAGTTCGTGGGGTTGTTGCTCGTGGCGGCGATGCTGCCGTGGTTCGCGGGCCGGTTCCTGCGCCAGTACCGCGCACTGGTGCGGGCTGGGTGGGAGCGGGCCGCGCGGCTGGAGAGGGAGCAGCATCTGGTCGCCCAACAGGCCCGGTTGCGCGAGCGGACCCGGATAGCGCAGGACATGCACGACCTCCTCGGCCACGACCTGAGCCTCATCGCCCTGTCCGCGGGGGCACTGAAGCTGGCCCCTGGTCTGTCTGAGGACCACCGGGCCACCGCCCGGGAGATCCGCGCCAGGGCGGGAGCCGCCGTCGACCGGCTCGGCGAGGTGATCGGTGTACTGCGTGAGCCATCGGATCTGGCTCCGTGGCCCGAGCCCGGCGCCGGGCTCACCGAACTCGAGGGCCTGGTGGACCGAGCGGCCGCGGCGGGACTTGACATCCGGCTGCGTGTAGAAGGCGAAGCGGCGGCCGGTGACGCGCTGCTGGTCGTCGAGCGAGCCGTGCTGCGCGTCGTCCAGGAAGCGCTGACGAACGTTGCCAAGCACGCGCCCGGGCACCGGGCGACCGTCGTCGTCCGGCACGCGGAAGGACGGACCGAGGTCAGTGTGACGAACGAGCCAGTGCCCAGCGCGTCTACGGCCCACCATGACCGCGCCGCCCGTACCGCACCAGAGTCCCGGGTCTCGGCACCCGGCGACGGCCACCGCTTTGGGCTCATCGGCCTGGACGAACGCGTACGACTGGCCGGTGGCTCCTTCACATCGGGCCCCGAGGGCGGCGGGTTTGCCGTCCGGGCCACGCTCCCGCACCGTCCGGGGGCCGTGCCCCTGCCACGCCGCGCCGAGCCCGGCGATCCAGGTGACGTACTACCTCCTGAGCACCGCAGTGCCCGTCGCCGACTGGGCCGTACCGCCGCCGCGGCCGTCCTGGTGCCGCTGTGCACCTCCGCGTTGCTCATCGGCGGGGTACGGGCGTGGGACACCATGACGGCACGGCAGTCGGTACTCGCCCCGCAGGACTACGCCCGGCTGCACGTCGGCCAGCCACGCGCGGACATGGCGCGGTATCTGCCCGAGCGCCAGACCACGCGCCGCCCGGCCGCACCCACGCTCCCACCACAAGATGCGGCCTGCGAGTTCTACGTACAGACCGGCGACCCGTTCGACGACCGCTCGGGGGACATCTACCGTCTCTGCTTCCGGGCCGGACGCCTGGTCTCCACCGACAACTACACCGGGAAGGCTGTCCGATGATCCGGATCCTGATCGCCGACGACGAGCCCATGATCCGCGCAGGCGTCCGCGCAGTCCTTGCCACCGACCCCGGCATCACCGTTGTCGCCGAGGCAGCTGATGGCCACCAGGCGGTGGAGCTCATACAGCGCCACCGCCCGCAGGTGGCCGTTCTCGACATCCGGATGCCGGGGACCGGCGGTATAGAAGCCGCCGCCGAGATACGAAGGACCGTCCCCGAAACGGGGGTTGTGATGCTGACGACCTTTGGCGAGGACGAGTACATCCTGCGCGCCCTGAGCGAAGGTGCCGCCGGCTTCCTGATCAAGTCCGGCGAGCCGGAGGAACTGATCGCCGGTGTCCGGGCGGTTGCCGACGGCGCCGCCTATCTGTCACCGAAGGTCGCGGCCCGGGTCGTCGCGCATCTCGCCTCTGGCGGTGCGGGAGCCCAAGCCAACCGCCGTTTGGCGGCCCGCGCCCGCGTCAAAGCCCTGACCGCGCGGGAGCGGGAGGTGCTCGGCTTCCTCGGCAGCGGGTTCTCCAACGGGCAGATCGCGCGCCGCCTGCGCCTGGCGGAGGGGACGGTGAAGGCCCACGTCAGCTCGATCCTCGCGCGCCTCGGGGTCGACAACCGGGCCGCGGCGGCC
This region of Streptomyces sp. NBC_00513 genomic DNA includes:
- a CDS encoding IS5 family transposase; translated protein: MKREPYLSDLSDEQWALIEPMITAWKQGRVARSATGDPGSCDLREVVNTIFYQNRTGCQWRMLPHDLPAWSAVFYYFRLWREDGLDQRIQELLRCQVREKARRLEDPSLVIIDTQSVRAAAGVPRTTTGLDVNKKVSGRKRGLAVDVLGLIIGVVVMAASSHDNAAGTALLDQAAERCGMRLEKALVDQGFKEAVIVHGALLDIGVEVVRRNPADHGKGFVPQPKRWVVEQTNGTLMLHRRLTREYDHRPDTSASRVYWASTANMARRLTTPTPAWRDTIGLAA
- a CDS encoding DUF6188 family protein: MSTELEPVEHEDRWILNLRGLSVVRISIDFRLTLVLDAGWEVVLEAPARLSAGPLHSSPGLPLTPESQDVAAALPLFGAKVLSAVVFKSGVLRMVFDGGMHLTCSADASFEAWQVTEPRGWRFISLPGGDLAVWSRSGTSENPQGQAAKR
- a CDS encoding sensor histidine kinase is translated as MRRVIIKARVPAPVLSACLFIGAVAAVGTGVATLWWGIPAAACAFLAGWQPGRNRSTGAALVGVLAAAVVAVLLVPAWLGWASQFVGLLLVAAMLPWFAGRFLRQYRALVRAGWERAARLEREQHLVAQQARLRERTRIAQDMHDLLGHDLSLIALSAGALKLAPGLSEDHRATAREIRARAGAAVDRLGEVIGVLREPSDLAPWPEPGAGLTELEGLVDRAAAAGLDIRLRVEGEAAAGDALLVVERAVLRVVQEALTNVAKHAPGHRATVVVRHAEGRTEVSVTNEPVPSASTAHHDRAARTAPESRVSAPGDGHRFGLIGLDERVRLAGGSFTSGPEGGGFAVRATLPHRPGAVPLPRRAEPGDPGDVLPPEHRSARRRLGRTAAAAVLVPLCTSALLIGGVRAWDTMTARQSVLAPQDYARLHVGQPRADMARYLPERQTTRRPAAPTLPPQDAACEFYVQTGDPFDDRSGDIYRLCFRAGRLVSTDNYTGKAVR
- a CDS encoding response regulator transcription factor; the encoded protein is MIRILIADDEPMIRAGVRAVLATDPGITVVAEAADGHQAVELIQRHRPQVAVLDIRMPGTGGIEAAAEIRRTVPETGVVMLTTFGEDEYILRALSEGAAGFLIKSGEPEELIAGVRAVADGAAYLSPKVAARVVAHLASGGAGAQANRRLAARARVKALTAREREVLGFLGSGFSNGQIARRLRLAEGTVKAHVSSILARLGVDNRAAAAVVAHEAGVVPVPSDRLPYVDS